The following coding sequences lie in one Phragmites australis chromosome 8, lpPhrAust1.1, whole genome shotgun sequence genomic window:
- the LOC133926529 gene encoding transcription termination factor MTEF1, chloroplastic-like — protein MLHFRKLLLPLISARPLPTPTARLLFSTTASTSLEPFAVEEYLVATCGLTRAQALKASKKLSHIKSPTKPDTVLSFLSALGLSRPDIAALVAADPLFLCANVEKTLAPRVTELGDLGLSRFQIAQLVPLARTCFRSSSLGPNLGFWLPVIGSFEKVLKALKLNSNILGSDIEKVVKPNLALLQQYGIHMCNFLHTFMPMVVTRPPKHVQDAVACISKLGVRQDSPMFSNALMVFAVQSQEKVDEKIRTLEMLGWLQDDVLIAVRKMPSLLNMSMERLRRNLDFLTRDVRLEIPYIAQRPVLVMYSLERRLIPRHRLLEILNSKGLLDAKFDFYSVAALSEKKFLDRFLRPYKHIVPDLAAAYTSSCGGKVQH, from the coding sequence ATGCTCCACTTCCGAAAGCTCCTCTTGCCCCTCATCTCCGCACGTCCTCTCCCCACCCCCACCGCCCGCCTCCTCTTCTCCACCACCGCGTCCACTTCCCTGGAGCCCTTCGCCGTCGAGGAGTACCTCGTCGCCACCTGCGGCCTCACCCGAGCCCAGGCTCTCAAGGCATCCAAGAAGCTCTCCCATATCAAGTCCCCCACCAAGCCTGACACCGtgctctccttcctctccgcGCTCGGCCTCTCGCGCCCTGACATCGCCGCGCTCGTCGCCGCCGACCCGCTCTTCCTCTGCGCCAACGTGGAGAAAACCCTAGCTCCCCGCGTCACCGAGCTCGGCGACCTCGGCCTCTCGCGCTTCCAGATCGCGCAGCTCGTCCCGCTCGCGCGCACCTGCTTCCGCAGCAGCTCCCTCGGCCCCAACCTCGGGTTCTGGCTCCCAGTCATCGGCTCGTTCGAGAAGGTCCTGAAAGCGCTCAAGCTGAACTCCAACATCCTTGGAAGCGACATCGAGAAGGTGGTCAAGCCTAACCTGGCCCTCCTCCAGCAATACGGCATACATATGTGCAATTTCCTCCATACATTCATGCCCATGGTGGTCACCAGGCCACCTAAGCACGTCCAGGATGCGGTGGCATGCATCAGTAAGCTTGGCGTGCGGCAGGACTCGCCTATGTTCAGCAATGCGCTCATGGTGTTTGCGGTCCAGAGTCAGGAGAAGGTCGACGAGAAAATCAGGACCCTTGAGATGCTCGGTTGGTTGCAGGACGATGTGCTGATAGCTGTGAGGAAGATGCCGTCTTTGCTGAACATGTCGATGGAAAGGTTGCGGAGAAATTTGGATTTCTTGACCAGGGATGTTAGGCTGGAGATACCTTATATTGCTCAAAGGCCAGTGCTGGTTATGTATAGCCTTGAGCGCCGGTTGATACCCCGGCATCGCTTGCTCGAGATTCTCAATTCAAAGGGATTACTTGATGCTAAGTTTGACTTCTATTCCGTGGCTGCACTGAGTGAGAAGAAGTTTCTGGACAGGTTCTTGCGGCCTTACAAGCATATTGTTCCAGACCTTGCTGCTGCTTACACATCTAGCTGTGGTGGGAAAGTACAACATTGA
- the LOC133926530 gene encoding transcription termination factor MTERF4, chloroplastic-like, with translation MLLVQKQHVPLSVPPRATVALLSLRQQCRLPTTRLSTTTAAAGSSANRAPFAVEDYLVATCHLTPAQALKASKVLSHLKSPSRPDAVLAFLSGLGLSDTDIAATIAYDPKLLCSEVERTLAPRLAELRDLGLSPSQIARLVLVDPARFRRPTVVSKLQYYVPLFGSFENLLQALKSNSYLLSSDLERVVKPNVTFLMECGLDACDIAKLSLPVPRLLTTNPERVRAMVVRAEAVGVPRGSGMFRHALLAVAFLSEEKIAAKVEFLKKTFRWSDAEVGIAVSKLPLVLKHSKDRLRRMSDFLITQVGLEPEYIAHRPALLTYSLERRLMPRHYVVKFLKANGLLEHDRSYYTAVQVSENVFMEKFICPYKEAAPSLAEDYAAACSGEVPTLFMFQESSMLGLSSV, from the coding sequence ATGCTCCTGGTCCAGAAACAACACGTCCCCCTCTCCGTCCCACCCCGTGCGACGGTCGCGCTCCTCTCGTTGCGACAACAATGCCGTCTCCCCACGACCCgactctccaccaccaccgccgccgctggcaGCTCGGCTAACCGCGCCCCCTTCGCCGTCGAGGACTACCTCGTCGCCACCTGCCACCTCACCCCGGCGCAGGCCCTCAAGGCGTCCAAGGTCCTCTCCCACCTCAAGTCCCCCTCCAGGCCCGACGCCGTGCTCGCCTTCCTCTCCGGCCTCGGCCTCTCCGACACCGACATCGCCGCCACCATCGCCTACGACCCGAAACTCCTCTGCTCCGAGGTAGAGCGGACGCTAGCCCCGCGTCTCGCTGAGCTCCGGGACCTCGGCCTCTCCCCGTCCCAGATTGCTCGCCTCGTCCTGGTCGACCCCGCCCGCTTCCGCCGCCCCACCGTCGTCTCCAAGCTGCAGTACTACGTCCCCCTCTTCGGCTCCTTCGAGAACCTGCTTCAGGCCCTCAAGAGCAACTCCTACCTCCTCAGTTCCGACCTCGAGCGGGTGGTCAAGCCCAACGTCACGTTCCTGATGGAGTGCGGGCTAGATGCTTGTGATATTGCCAAGCTGTCCCTCCCCGTGCCGAGGCTGCTCACCACCAATCCGGAACGCGTCCGGGCGATGGTAGTGCGCGCCGAGGCTGTTGGTGTGCCCCGTGGCTCTGGGATGTTCAGGCACGCGCTGCTGGCCGTCGCGTTCCTCAGCGAGGAGAAGATCGCCGCGAAGGTGGAGTTCTTGAAGAAGACATTCCGGTGGTCGGATGCCGAGGTGGGCATTGCGGTTTCCAAGCTGCCGTTGGTGCTGAAGCACTCCAAGGACCGGCTGCGCCGCATGTCGGATTTCCTGATCACCCAGGTCGGGTTGGAGCCAGAGTACATAGCTCACAGGCCGGCATTGCTTACATATAGCTTAGAGCGCCGTCTCATGCCCCGCCACTATGTTGTGAAGTTCCTTAAGGCAAATGGATTGTTGGAGCACGACCGGAGCTACTATACCGCTGTCCAAGTGAGCGAAAATGTCTTCATGGAAAAGTTCATATGTCCTTACAAGGAAGCTGCACCAAGCCTCGCTGAAGACTATGCTGCAGCTTGCAGTGGGGAAGTGCCCACTCTATTCATGTTTCAGGAATCGAGCATGCTCGGCTTGTCAAGTGTTTAA